The following are encoded together in the Vigna unguiculata cultivar IT97K-499-35 chromosome 2, ASM411807v1, whole genome shotgun sequence genome:
- the LOC114174616 gene encoding thaumatin-like protein 1, translating into MVSSTKTFSIALLSVFLFLFPSGLYARTLTITNKCSYTVWPAVLSAAGSSPLSTTGFALLPGESNTLSVPPAWSGRLWGRTLCSIDITGKFSCVTGDCGTSTIECAGANPAPPVTLVEFDFNGTGQINLYYINLVEGFNLPVRVVPRGGNCSATGCSSDLNAMCPMELTVIRDGEAVACKSTCRTEPCSSTLFFKTACSGARVYAHDHGFFTCSSPHYTLTFCPTSNR; encoded by the exons ATGGTTTCTTCAACTAAAACCTTTTCCATAGCTTTGTTGAGTgtttttctcttcctcttcccATCAG GATTATATGCAAGGACTTTGACCATCACCAACAAATGCAGCTACACAGTGTGGCCAGCAGTTTTATCCGCCGCCGGAAGCTCGCCGCTATCCACAACCGGCTTCGCCCTCCTACCAGGTGAGTCCAACACTCTCTCTGTGCCTCCCGCTTGGTCCGGCCGGTTGTGGGGTCGGACCCTTTGCTCCATCGATATCACCGGCAAGTTCTCATGCGTCACCGGTGACTGTGGCACCTCAACGATAGAATGCGCCGGCGCGAATCCCGCGCCACCAGTTACTCTTGTGGAGTTTGATTTTAACGGGACCGGCCAGATCAACTTATACTACATCAACCTGGTGGAAGGTTTCAACCTTCCGGTGAGGGTGGTTCCCAGGGGTGGAAACTGTTCAGCGACGGGTTGCTCCTCGGACTTGAACGCGATGTGTCCAATGGAGCTTACGGTGATTAGGGATGGAGAGGCCGTGGCTTGCAAGAGCACGTGCCGAACTGAACCATGCTCTAGTACACTGTTTTTCAAGACTGCATGTTCTGGGGCTCGTGTCTACGCTCACGATCATGGCTTCTTCACTTGTTCTTCTCCTCATTATACACTCACCTTTTGTCCCACTTCCAacaggtaa
- the LOC114174615 gene encoding thaumatin-like protein 1, whose product MGLYSTTVTITNKCKYTVWPAILSAAGSSSLATTGFVLVSGNSKTLPVPPAWSGQLWGRTLCFLDTNGKFSCVTGDCGTSTVECAGGNPKSPVTLVEFDFNGTGHMNLYDISLVEGFNLPVRVASRGGNCSATDCSVDLNAVCPTEHKVIRNGEAVACKSTCQTEPCSSSLFFKTACSGVRVYAHDHGFFTCSSPHYTLTFCPTSKSWRKAENKKEPSGKNAVKYTGVLAVIISVICGFIIFRIRLRLSNRDWEISLSAGTTNDTAQC is encoded by the exons GATTATATTCAACGACTGTGACTATCACCAACAAGTGCAAGTACACAGTGTGGCCAGCAATTTTATCCGCCGCCGGAAGCTCGTCCCTCGCCACCACCGGCTTTGTCCTCGTATCAGGTAACTCCAAAACTCTCCCCGTGCCTCCCGCTTGGTCCGGCCAATTGTGGGGTCGGACCCTTTGCTTCCTCGACACCAACGGCAAGTTCTCATGTGTCACAGGGGACTGCGGCACCTCAACTGTAGAATGCGCCGGTGGAAACCCCAAATCACCCGTTACTCTGGTGGAGTTTGATTTTAACGGCACCGGCCATATGAACCTATACGACATCAGCCTCGTGGAAGGTTTCAACCTTCCGGTGAGGGTGGCTTCCAGGGGTGGAAACTGTTCAGCGACGGATTGCTCGGTGGACTTGAACGCGGTGTGTCCAACGGAGCATAAGGTGATTAGGAATGGAGAGGCCGTAGCTTGCAAGAGCACGTGCCAAACTGAACCATGCTCTAGTTCACTGTTTTTCAAGACTGCATGTTCTGGGGTTCGTGTCTACGCTCACGATCATGGCTTCTTCACTTGTTCTTCTCCTCATTATACACTCACTTTCTGTCCCACTTCCAagag TTGGAGGAAAGCAGAGAACAAAAAAGAGCCTTCGGGGAAAAACGCAGTAAAATACACAGGCGTGTTGGCTGTTATTATTAGCGTTATATGTGGCTTCATAATATTCCGAATAAGGTTACGTTTATCAAACAGAGATTGGGAAATCAGCTTGAGCGCAGGAACTACAAATGACACTGCACAATGTTAA